One Mercurialis annua linkage group LG3, ddMerAnnu1.2, whole genome shotgun sequence DNA window includes the following coding sequences:
- the LOC126673803 gene encoding 14-3-3-like protein D isoform X1: protein MASVNERENFVYIAKLSEQAERYDEMVDAMKKVAKLDVELTVEERNLLSVGYKNVIGAGRASWRILSSIEQKEEAKGNESNVKRIKGYREKVESEISNICSDIMTVIDEHLIPSCNASESTVFYYKMKGDYYRYLAEFKSGNERKEVADKSMKAYETASTTAETDLPPTHPIRLGLALNYSVFYYEILNSPERACHLAKQAFDEAISELDSLSEESYKDSTLIMQLLRDNLTLWTSDIPEDGEESQKHDKANGVGPGIDAEV from the exons ATGGCTTCCGTCAACGAACGTGAAAACTTCGTTTACATCGCTAAACTCTCCGAGCAAGCCGAGCGCTACGACG AAATGGTGGATGCGATGAAGAAAGTAGCGAAACTAGACGTGGAACTGACTGTTGAGGAGAGGAATTTACTGTCTGTTGGTTATAAGAATGTGATTGGTGCGGGGAGAGCTTCGTGGAGAATATTGTCGTCGATTGAGCAAAAGGAGGAGGCCAAAGGAAATGAAAGTAATGTTAAAAGGATTAAAGGATATAGAGAGAAAGTTGAGTCGGAGATTTCGAACATTTGTAGTGATATTATGACTGTTATTGATGAACATCTTATTCCTTCGTGCAATGCTTCGGAATCTACTGTGTTTTACTATAAGAT GAAAGGAGATTATTATAGGTATTTGGCTGAGTTCAAGAGTGGAAATGAGAGGAAAGAGGTTGCTGATAAATCAATGAAGGCCTATGAG ACCGCTTCTACTACAGCAGAAACTGATTTGCCTCCTACCCATCCCATTCGCCTGGGTTTGGCCTTAAACTACTCAGTTTTCTACTATGAAATTTTGAATTCTCCTGAAAG GGCCTGTCACCTTGCCAAGCAAGCTTTCGATGAAGCCATCTCCGAGTTGGATAGTTTGAGTGAGGAATCTTACAAAGATAGCACATTGATCATGCAGCTTCTGAGGGACAATCTGACTTTGTGGACATCTGATATCCCAGAGGATGGAG AAGAGTCCCAGAAGCATGACAAAGCTAATGGTGTCGGTCCTGGCATAGATGCAGAAGTG tGA
- the LOC126673803 gene encoding 14-3-3-like protein C isoform X2 → MASVNERENFVYIAKLSEQAERYDEMVDAMKKVAKLDVELTVEERNLLSVGYKNVIGAGRASWRILSSIEQKEEAKGNESNVKRIKGYREKVESEISNICSDIMTVIDEHLIPSCNASESTVFYYKMKGDYYRYLAEFKSGNERKEVADKSMKAYETASTTAETDLPPTHPIRLGLALNYSVFYYEILNSPERACHLAKQAFDEAISELDSLSEESYKDSTLIMQLLRDNLTLWTSDIPEDGESQKHDKANGVGPGIDAEV, encoded by the exons ATGGCTTCCGTCAACGAACGTGAAAACTTCGTTTACATCGCTAAACTCTCCGAGCAAGCCGAGCGCTACGACG AAATGGTGGATGCGATGAAGAAAGTAGCGAAACTAGACGTGGAACTGACTGTTGAGGAGAGGAATTTACTGTCTGTTGGTTATAAGAATGTGATTGGTGCGGGGAGAGCTTCGTGGAGAATATTGTCGTCGATTGAGCAAAAGGAGGAGGCCAAAGGAAATGAAAGTAATGTTAAAAGGATTAAAGGATATAGAGAGAAAGTTGAGTCGGAGATTTCGAACATTTGTAGTGATATTATGACTGTTATTGATGAACATCTTATTCCTTCGTGCAATGCTTCGGAATCTACTGTGTTTTACTATAAGAT GAAAGGAGATTATTATAGGTATTTGGCTGAGTTCAAGAGTGGAAATGAGAGGAAAGAGGTTGCTGATAAATCAATGAAGGCCTATGAG ACCGCTTCTACTACAGCAGAAACTGATTTGCCTCCTACCCATCCCATTCGCCTGGGTTTGGCCTTAAACTACTCAGTTTTCTACTATGAAATTTTGAATTCTCCTGAAAG GGCCTGTCACCTTGCCAAGCAAGCTTTCGATGAAGCCATCTCCGAGTTGGATAGTTTGAGTGAGGAATCTTACAAAGATAGCACATTGATCATGCAGCTTCTGAGGGACAATCTGACTTTGTGGACATCTGATATCCCAGAGGATGGAG AGTCCCAGAAGCATGACAAAGCTAATGGTGTCGGTCCTGGCATAGATGCAGAAGTG tGA